A single genomic interval of Pyrus communis chromosome 7, drPyrComm1.1, whole genome shotgun sequence harbors:
- the LOC137738982 gene encoding glucan endo-1,3-beta-D-glucosidase-like, with product MASMLSSLAFVICVLCFSALTPQAAPAAAPFLFPEAQSAVLPDPSTFFAPNLLSSPLPTSSFFQNFVLHNGDQPEYIHPYITRSANSSLSFAYPSFSYTSTVVSTSPFEADLTIFASNSNRNGHHVVSDFNDLSVTLDFPSSNLRFYLVRGSPFLTCFVYRPTSVSISTDHTIVSASSASGSNTKFIVKLNNDQTWLVYTSLPTELTDSGSSTLTLKEFSGVVRFAVMPDPDPKSEGILDHFSSCYPVSGAAVLENSNTLSYKFEKIGGDLLMLAHPLHLKLLSNATVLQDFKYKSIDGNLIGVVGDSWVLAPKPIPVTWNSVGGVKKDSFPEIISALRRDVDALSSTQSTTSSSYFYGKLVARAARLALIAEEVAFPDVIPVIRTFLREKIEPWLDGTFSGNGFLHDNKWGGLVTKSSTADPGADFGFGLYSDHHFHLGYFIYGISVLAKIDPAWGEKYKPQAYSLVDDFLNKDKQSNPNYPRLRTFDLYKLHSWAGGLTEFTDGRNQESTSEAVNAYYAASLMGKAYNDAQLEATGSLLTTLEIQAAQMWWHVREGGESQIYEQDFAKENRVVGVLWATKRDSGLWFATAEAREIRLGIQILPVLPVTEVLFSDAGFANELVNWALPALSRTGVTEGWKGFVFALQGMYDKEGALEKIRSLKEFDDGNSRSNRLWWIHSR from the coding sequence ATGGCAAGCATGCTCTCTTCTCTTGCTTTCGTCATCTGCGTTCTCTGTTTTTCGGCGTTGACTCCGCAGGCCGCCCCTGCTGCAGCCCCGTTCCTTTTCCCGGAAGCTCAATCAGCCGTCCTTCCCGACCCTTCAACCTTCTTCGCCCCGAACCTCCTCTCATCCCCACTCCCCACCAGCTCATTCTTTCAAAACTTTGTCCTCCACAATGGCGACCAACCGGAGTACATACACCCCTACATCACCAGATCAGCCAACTCTTCCCTGTCTTTCGCTTACCCATCTTTCTCCTACACCTCTACCGTCGTATCCACATCCCCATTCGAAGCCGACCTCACCATCTTCGCCTCAAATTCAAACAGAAACGGCCACCATGTAGTCTCCGACTTCAATGACCTCAGTGTGACATTGGACTTTCCCTCCTCCAACCTCCGCTTCTACCTGGTTCGAGGAAGTCCGTTTCTCACTTGTTTTGTTTACCGCCCCACGTCGGTTTCTATATCGACCGATCATACAATTGTCTCGGCATCCTCAGCGAGTGGCTCAAACACTAAGTTCATCGTCAAGCTCAACAACGATCAAACATGGCTAGTATACACGTCGTTACCAACTGAATTAACCGACAGCGGCTCATCCACGTTAACTCTTAAAGAATTTTCTGGGGTTGTTCGTTTTGCTGTAATGCCGGATCCTGATCCTAAATCTGAGGGAATTCTTGACCACTTCAGTTCTTGTTACCCGGTTTCTGGTGCAGCTGTGCTCGAAAACTCAAATACTTTGTCGTATAAATTTGAAAAGATAGGTGGAGACTTGCTCATGCTAGCTCATCCTCTACACCTCAAGCTTCTGTCCAATGCAACAGTTTTGCAGGATTTTAAGTACAAAAGCATTGACGGCAATTTGATTGGCGTTGTTGGTGATTCGTGGGTGTTAGCACCAAAGCCTATTCCAGTTACTTGGAATTCCGTTGGAGGTGTCAAAAAAGATTCATTCCCTGAAATCATATCTGCGCTTCGTCGAGACGTTGACGCTCTTAGTTCTACACAATCAACTACTTCATCTTCATATTTTTATGGGAAACTGGTTGCTAGAGCGGCAAGGCTGGCTCTGATCGCCGAGGAGGTAGCTTTCCCTGATGTGATCCCCGTGATTAGGACATTCTTAAGGGAGAAAATCGAGCCGTGGTTGGATGGTACTTTTAGCGGCAACGGATTTTTGCACGATAATAAATGGGGTGGACTTGTTACGAAATCCTCCACAGCTGATCCAGGTGCTGATTTCGGGTTTGGTCTTTATTCCGATCACCATTTTCATCTGGGGTACTTTATATATGGAATTTCCGTGTTAGCAAAGATTGATCCTGCATGGGGGGAGAAGTACAAGCCTCAAGCTTACTCGCTCGTGGACGATTTTCTCAACAAGGACAAGCAATCGAATCCAAATTATCCGCGTCTGAGAACCTTTGATCTTTATAAATTGCACTCGTGGGCGGGAGGGTTGACAGAATTCACAGACGGGAGGAATCAAGAGAGCACGAGTGAGGCGGTTAACGCTTACTATGCAGCTTCTCTGATGGGAAAAGCCTATAACGATGCGCAACTTGAGGCCACCGGTTCACTGCTTACTACATTGGAAATTCAGGCAGCTCAAATGTGGTGGCATGtaagagagggaggagagagtcAAATTTACGAGCAAGATTTCGCAAAGGAAAACCGAGTTGTGGGAGTTTTATGGGCGACGAAGAGAGACAGCGGGCTTTGGTTTGCGACTGCGGAGGCAAGAGAAATCAGACTTGGAATCCAAATACTGCCTGTTTTGCCAGTTACTGAGGTATTGTTCTCGGACGCGGGTTTTGCTAATGAGCTAGTGAACTGGGCATTGCCGGCGCTCAGCAGGACGGGAGTCACGGAAGGATGGAAAGGATTTGTATTTGCATTACAAGGGATGTACGACAAAGAAGGCGCTTTGGAGAAGATCAGAAGCTTGAAAGAATTCGACGACGGGAATTCCCGCAGTAATCGCTTATGGTGGATTCACAGTAGATGA
- the LOC137738988 gene encoding mitochondrial outer membrane protein porin of 34 kDa-like translates to MVGPGLYTDIGKKARDLLYRDYQSDHKFTITTFSPTGVAISSSGTKKGELFLADVNTQLKNKNVTTDVKVDTDSNLSTTITVDQPAPGLKAIFSFKVPDQRSGKVELQYLHDYAGISSSVGLTANPIVNFSGVIGTNQLALGTDLSFDTKTGNLTKCNAGLSFSNADLVAALTLNDKGDILSVSYYHSVNPLSNTAVGAEVTHRFPTNENTITLGTQHALDPLTSIKARVNNFGKASALIQHEWRPKSFLTVSGEVDTKAIEKSAKIGLALALKP, encoded by the exons ATGGTGGGACCTGGGCTTTACACCGACATCGGCAAGAAAGCCAGAG ATCTTCTGTACAGGGATTACCAGAGCGACCATAAGTTCACCATCACCACCTTCTCTCCCACTGGAGTG GCTATCAGTTCTTCAGGAACGAAGAAAGGTGAGCTGTTTCTGGCTGATGTGAACACTCAGTTGAAGAACAAGAATGTCACAACTGATGTCAAAGTTGACACCGACTCCAAT CTGTCCACCACTATTACGGTTGATCAACCTGCTCCTGGCCTGAAGGCAATCTTTAGCTTCAAAGTTCCTGATCAGAGGTCTGGCAAG GTGGAACTCCAATATCTGCATGACTATGCAGGGATAAGCTCCAGTGTTGGTTTGACAGCGAACCCTATTGTTAACTTCTCTGGTGTTATTGGAACCAATCAGCTTGCACTTGGTACTGATCTGTCATTCGACACCAAGACCGGGAATTTGACTAAATGCAATGCTGGACTGAGCTTCTCCAATGCTGATCTAGTCGCTGCATTGACCCT GAATGATAAAGGTGACATCCTCAGTGTATCCTACTATCACAGTGTCAATCCCCTTTCCAACACAGCTGTTGGCGCTGAGGTGACCCACAGGTTTCCTACCAACGAGAATACCATCACTCTTGGCACCCAGCATGCCCTGGATCCATTGACATCCATTAAGGCACGCGTAAACAACTTTGGCAAAGCAAGTGCCCTGATCCAGCACGAGTGGCGCCCAAAGTCATTCCTCACTGTTTCAGGAGAGGTAGACACCAAGGCCATTGAGAAGAGCGCCAAGATTGGGTTGGCTCTTGCTCTCAAGCCATGA
- the LOC137738987 gene encoding probable auxin efflux carrier component 8 has translation MISLTDVYHVVAATVPLYVAMILAYLSVKWWKLFTPDQCSGINKFVAKFSIPLLSFQIISSNDPYKMNHKLILADCLQKLTAFLALAAVTKFSSYGGLNSIITGLSLSTLPNTLILGIPLLKAMYGDEAAKLVTQIVVLQSLIWYNMLLFLFEFRAAKAASVTPSSEPTAEEMDVPHEAQSKDETEDETRANNTKKIKSILLTVGRKLITNPNTHATLLGLIWASIHYRWEVKLPEIIAQSIAILSNGGLGMAMFSLGLFMASRGSIIVCGTRKAMIAMGLKFIAGPAIMAVSSFAVGLRGRVLRVAVVQATLPQGIVPFVFAKEYNVHPDILSTGVIFGMLIALPIALAYYFLLGL, from the exons ATGATTTCTCTAACAGATGTCTACCATGTTGTGGCAGCCACTGTTCCTCTATATGTTGCCATGATTTTGGCCTACCTCTCTGTGAAATGGTGGAAGCTCTTCACGCCAGATCAATGCTCTGGAATTAACAAATTTGTTGCCAAATTCTCAATCCCTCTTCTGTCCTTTCAAATCATTTCTTCCAACGACCCTTACAAAATGAACCATAAACTCATCCTCGCGGACTGCCTCCAAAAACTGACTGCATTCCTGGCACTGGCAGCAGTCACTAAATTCAGTTCCTATGGCGGGTTGAATTCCATCATAACCGGCCTCTCTCTTTCGACGCTTCCTAACACGTTGATCCTCGGGATTCCGCTGCTGAAGGCCATGTACGGGGATGAGGCGGCCAAGCTTGTGACACAGATAGTTGTGTTGCAGAGCTTAATCTGGTACAATATGCTGCTGTTTCTGTTCGAGTTCAGGGCCGCTAAGGCGGCGTCTGTCACACCTTCATCGGAACCCACTGCAG AGGAAATGGACGTGCCTCACGAAGCGCAATCGAAAGATGAGACGGAGGACGAAACGAGAGCCAACAATACCAAGAAGATCAAATCTATTCTGTTAACAGTTGGGAGGAAGCTTATAACCAACCCAAACACTCATGCAACATTGTTGGGTCTGATTTGGGCAAGCATACACTACAG GTGGGAAGTGAAGCTGCCAGAAATCATTGCGCAATCAATCGCGATACTGTCGAATGGAGGACTTGGGATGGCAATGTTCAGCTTAG GCCTTTTCATGGCATCGCGCGGTAGCATAATAGTGTGTGGGACACGAAAGGCGATGATAGCCATGGGATTGAAGTTCATAGCCGGCCCTGCGATAATGGCGGTGTCCTCCTTTGCAGTTGGACTAAGGGGCAGAGTTCTCAGAGTGGCAGTAGTGCag GCAACTCTTCCTCAAGGAATTGTTCCTTTCGTGTTTGCGAAAGAATATAATGTACATCCAGACATTTTGAGCACCGG GGTTATTTTTGGGATGCTCATTGCATTGCCAATAGCATTGGCCTACTACTTCCTTCTGGGATTGTAA